A single genomic interval of Arthrobacter globiformis harbors:
- a CDS encoding L-talarate/galactarate dehydratase, producing the protein MSTVDLIRHVKLSTARLPLAVPISDAKVFTGRQKPMTEVVFLFAEITTEQGHSGLGFSYSKRAGGPAQYAHAKEVAEGIIGEDPNDIGKLYTKLLWAGASVGRSGVATQALAAIDIALYDLKAKRAGLPLAKLLGSYRDSVQTYNTSGGFLNATLDEVKARATQSVEEGIGGIKIKVGLPDAKEDLRRVAGIREHIGWDVPLMVDANQQWDRATALRIGRQLEEFNLIWIEEPLDAYDFEGHAHLAQVLDTPIATGEMLASVAEHKGLIAANGCDIIQPDAPRVGGITQFLRLAALADERGLGLAPHFAMEIHLHLAAAYPREPWVEHFDWLDPLFNERLETKDGRMIVPDRPGLGVSLSDQARAWTTETVEFGA; encoded by the coding sequence ATGAGTACCGTCGATCTCATCCGGCACGTCAAACTGTCTACTGCACGCCTTCCGCTGGCCGTCCCGATCAGCGATGCCAAGGTGTTCACGGGCCGTCAGAAGCCCATGACTGAGGTCGTTTTCCTGTTCGCTGAGATCACCACGGAACAGGGCCACTCTGGCCTCGGCTTCAGCTATTCCAAGCGAGCCGGCGGCCCCGCCCAGTACGCCCACGCGAAGGAAGTTGCCGAAGGGATCATCGGCGAGGACCCCAACGACATCGGCAAGCTCTACACCAAGCTGCTCTGGGCGGGTGCCTCCGTGGGCCGCTCAGGTGTCGCCACCCAGGCCCTCGCCGCCATCGACATCGCCCTGTACGACCTCAAGGCCAAGCGCGCCGGCCTGCCCCTGGCCAAGCTTCTTGGCTCCTACCGCGACTCCGTCCAGACCTACAACACCTCCGGCGGCTTCCTGAACGCCACCCTGGACGAGGTGAAGGCCCGCGCCACGCAGTCCGTCGAAGAGGGCATCGGCGGCATCAAGATCAAGGTCGGACTTCCGGACGCCAAGGAAGACCTGCGCCGCGTTGCAGGCATCCGCGAACACATCGGCTGGGACGTGCCCCTTATGGTTGACGCCAACCAGCAGTGGGACCGCGCCACCGCACTCCGTATAGGCCGCCAGCTCGAAGAATTCAACCTCATCTGGATCGAAGAGCCGCTGGACGCCTACGACTTCGAGGGCCACGCCCACCTCGCCCAGGTCCTGGACACCCCCATCGCCACCGGGGAAATGCTCGCCTCCGTGGCCGAGCACAAGGGCCTCATCGCCGCCAACGGCTGCGACATCATCCAGCCCGACGCCCCGCGCGTCGGCGGCATCACCCAGTTCCTCCGCCTGGCAGCCCTCGCGGACGAACGCGGCCTGGGCCTGGCACCGCACTTCGCGATGGAAATCCACCTGCACCTGGCCGCCGCCTACCCGCGCGAACCGTGGGTGGAGCACTTCGACTGGCTGGACCCGCTGTTCAACGAGCGCCTCGAAACGAAGGACGGCCGCATGATCGTTCCGGACCGCCCAGGCCTCGGCGTCAGCCTCAGCGATCAGGCCCGCGCGTGGACCACCGAGACCGTGGAATTCGGCGCGTAA